The proteins below are encoded in one region of Nonomuraea helvata:
- the menD gene encoding 2-succinyl-5-enolpyruvyl-6-hydroxy-3-cyclohexene-1-carboxylic-acid synthase, with translation MNPATALATVLVDELVRCGLTDVVLAPGSRSAPLALALHAESRVRLHVRIDERSASFLALGLAKRSERPVALICSSGTAVANFHPAVIEAGESGVPLLVLTADRPPELRGTGANQTIDQIKLFGTAARWFAEVGVPEDRPGQVAYWRSLACRAYQRAMGPSDPGPVHLNLAFREPLIPDGDTSWCEPLDGGANGPWARVRVAPPPVALHLPPTRRGVLVVGDGAPNVRRYVAAAGMAGWPVLSEPNGGGRYGDHAISTYHYLLGTPEFADTHRPDVVVTLGRPGLSRPLLSWLKRAEEHIVVSPDLGRWPDPTRSATQVAQAVEIPVAAGDDSWLHAWRQADLAVRSVMDAVLDVSGTSEPRLARDLADSLPNGALLFCGSSMPIRDLDQAMRPRRGIRLMAGRGASGIDGVVSAAMGAALAHNGPSYALIGDLSFLHDQNGLILGPREPRPDLCFVVVNNDGGGIFSLLPQAAVRDPFERVFGTPHGVDLAYVAAATGTPYRLLEDVSDLPKALRGEGPRVVEVRTDREENAIVHARLREAAQDAVHAFLAAR, from the coding sequence TTGAACCCCGCTACCGCGCTGGCCACGGTGCTGGTCGACGAGCTGGTGCGCTGCGGCCTGACCGACGTGGTGCTGGCGCCGGGCTCGCGCTCCGCCCCCCTGGCACTGGCCCTGCACGCCGAGTCGCGGGTGCGCCTGCACGTGCGCATCGACGAACGGTCGGCGTCGTTCCTGGCGCTGGGGCTGGCCAAGCGCTCCGAGCGGCCCGTGGCGCTGATCTGCTCGTCCGGCACGGCCGTGGCGAACTTCCACCCGGCCGTGATCGAGGCGGGCGAGTCGGGCGTCCCGCTGCTGGTGCTGACCGCCGACCGGCCGCCCGAGCTGCGCGGCACCGGCGCGAACCAGACGATCGACCAGATCAAGCTGTTCGGCACCGCGGCCCGGTGGTTCGCCGAGGTGGGGGTGCCCGAGGACCGTCCCGGGCAGGTGGCCTACTGGCGTTCGCTGGCCTGCCGCGCCTACCAGCGCGCCATGGGCCCGTCCGACCCCGGCCCCGTCCACCTGAACCTGGCCTTCAGGGAGCCGCTGATCCCCGACGGCGACACCTCGTGGTGCGAGCCGCTCGACGGCGGCGCGAACGGCCCGTGGGCGCGGGTCAGGGTCGCGCCCCCGCCGGTCGCCCTGCACCTCCCGCCGACCAGGCGCGGCGTGCTGGTCGTCGGCGACGGCGCGCCCAACGTGCGCCGGTACGTGGCCGCGGCCGGCATGGCGGGCTGGCCGGTGCTGTCGGAGCCCAACGGCGGCGGCCGCTACGGCGACCACGCCATCTCGACCTACCACTACCTGCTGGGCACGCCGGAGTTCGCCGACACGCACCGGCCCGACGTGGTCGTGACGCTCGGGCGGCCGGGGCTGTCCAGGCCACTGCTGTCGTGGCTGAAGCGGGCGGAAGAGCACATCGTGGTCTCGCCCGACCTGGGCCGCTGGCCCGACCCGACCCGCTCGGCCACGCAGGTGGCGCAGGCCGTGGAGATCCCGGTCGCCGCCGGCGACGACTCGTGGCTGCACGCCTGGCGGCAGGCCGACCTGGCGGTCAGGTCGGTGATGGACGCGGTGCTGGACGTGTCCGGCACGAGCGAACCGCGCCTGGCCAGGGACCTGGCCGACTCGCTGCCGAACGGCGCGCTGCTGTTCTGTGGCTCGTCGATGCCGATCCGCGACCTGGACCAGGCGATGCGGCCGCGGCGCGGCATCAGGCTGATGGCCGGCCGGGGCGCCTCGGGCATCGACGGGGTGGTGTCCGCGGCGATGGGGGCGGCGCTGGCGCACAACGGGCCCTCGTACGCGCTGATCGGCGACCTGTCGTTCCTGCACGACCAGAACGGGCTGATCCTCGGGCCGCGCGAGCCCCGGCCCGACCTGTGCTTCGTGGTCGTCAACAACGACGGCGGCGGCATCTTCTCGCTGCTGCCCCAGGCGGCGGTGCGCGACCCCTTCGAGCGGGTGTTCGGCACGCCGCACGGGGTGGACCTCGCCTATGTGGCGGCCGCGACGGGCACGCCGTACCGGCTCCTGGAGGACGTCAGCGACCTGCCCAAGGCGCTGCGCGGGGAGGGGCCGCGCGTGGTGGAGGTGCGCACCGACCGCGAGGAGAACGCGATCGTGCACGCCCGCCTGCGTGAGGCCGCGCAGGATGCCGTCCACGCCTTCCTCGCCGCCCGCTAG
- a CDS encoding 5'-3' exonuclease, with protein MSTRPKKCLLLDTPSLYFRAFFGVPESVKAPDGSPVNAVRGLIDMIATLVRQHSPTALAATMDADWRPAFRVQAIPTYKAHRVAQGDAEEVPEALVPQIAVIQDVLDAVGIARLESPGYEADDVIGTLTHQATGAVDIVTGDRDLFQLVDDARPVRVLYTARGIRNLQIVDEAFVTAKYGIPGRSYADFATLRGDPSDGLPGVPGVGEKTAAALITRFGSLDALLEALDAGVTDGFPAGSRTRLAAARDYLSAAPAVVEVAPDAPLPPVDLTLPAKPRDPEALVQLADRYGLDSPLNRLFDALGATS; from the coding sequence ATGTCGACCCGCCCAAAAAAATGTCTTCTGCTTGATACTCCGTCGCTCTACTTCCGCGCCTTCTTCGGCGTGCCGGAGTCGGTCAAGGCCCCCGACGGCTCCCCCGTCAACGCCGTACGCGGCCTCATCGACATGATCGCCACCCTCGTCCGCCAGCACTCCCCCACCGCGCTCGCGGCCACCATGGACGCCGACTGGCGGCCGGCCTTCCGCGTCCAGGCGATCCCGACGTACAAGGCGCACCGTGTCGCCCAGGGCGACGCCGAAGAGGTGCCGGAGGCGCTCGTCCCCCAGATCGCGGTCATCCAGGACGTGCTCGACGCCGTCGGCATCGCCCGCCTGGAGTCGCCCGGCTACGAGGCCGACGACGTGATCGGCACCCTCACCCACCAGGCCACGGGCGCCGTCGACATCGTGACCGGCGACCGCGACCTGTTCCAGCTCGTCGACGACGCCCGCCCCGTACGCGTCCTCTACACCGCCCGCGGCATCCGCAACCTGCAGATCGTGGACGAGGCGTTCGTCACCGCCAAATACGGCATCCCCGGCCGCTCCTACGCCGACTTCGCCACCCTGCGCGGCGACCCCAGCGACGGCCTGCCCGGCGTCCCGGGCGTCGGCGAGAAGACCGCCGCCGCCCTCATCACCCGCTTCGGCTCGCTCGACGCCCTGCTCGAAGCCCTCGACGCGGGCGTCACCGACGGCTTTCCTGCGGGCAGCCGCACCCGGCTGGCCGCCGCCCGCGACTACCTGAGCGCCGCCCCCGCCGTCGTCGAGGTGGCCCCCGACGCGCCGCTGCCGCCGGTTGACCTCACCCTGCCCGCCAAGCCGCGCGACCCCGAGGCGCTGGTGCAGCTCGCCGACCGGTACGGCCTGGACAGCCCGCTCAATCGCCTCTTCGACGCGCTCGGCGCCACTTCCTGA
- a CDS encoding PP2C family protein-serine/threonine phosphatase has product MVDVIGAAELLSHDNPASRDSDAEKLAARLAHAQRLGNMGWAEWHMHSGETIWSDQVYLIFGRDPADGPIALPDLAKHVEHDDVGTLSRLLWSAVEGVEPVQAEFRIRRGGELRDLRVVLEPLMAPGGPVGLHGVIQDITGRRRAERMMSESRRQLLEAREQAAEERHVMLALREAILPDSAGGLHLPHANVAVRYVPAEKTASLGGDWFEAAPAPDGRLLLAIGDVSGHGLPAIAHMAQLRHALVGLAMTGQPAHRLLAWLNDLVLHQLKETTATAIIGHLDPETRVLAWGQAGNLAPILVRDGVASQLAQPRGVLLGAASERPYELATTRLLPGDLLLMFTDGLVERRTRDIDVGLDLALAAARGVPARDLDAGLDRLLADIGGPNPEDDACLLAVAVPGQIM; this is encoded by the coding sequence ATGGTCGACGTCATAGGCGCGGCCGAGCTGCTCAGCCACGACAACCCCGCCAGCCGCGACAGCGACGCCGAAAAGCTCGCCGCCCGGCTGGCGCACGCCCAGCGGCTCGGCAACATGGGCTGGGCGGAGTGGCACATGCACTCCGGCGAGACGATCTGGTCCGACCAGGTGTACCTGATCTTCGGCCGCGACCCCGCCGACGGCCCGATCGCCCTGCCCGACCTGGCCAAACACGTCGAACACGACGACGTCGGCACGCTCAGCCGGCTCCTGTGGTCGGCCGTGGAAGGCGTCGAGCCGGTCCAGGCGGAGTTCCGCATCCGGCGCGGGGGCGAGCTGCGCGACCTGCGCGTCGTGCTCGAGCCGCTCATGGCCCCCGGCGGCCCCGTGGGCCTGCACGGCGTCATCCAGGACATCACCGGCCGCCGCCGCGCCGAGCGCATGATGTCGGAGTCGCGCCGCCAGCTCCTCGAGGCCCGCGAGCAGGCCGCCGAGGAACGCCACGTCATGCTCGCCCTGCGCGAGGCCATCCTCCCCGACTCCGCCGGAGGCCTCCACCTGCCGCACGCCAACGTCGCGGTCCGGTACGTGCCCGCCGAGAAGACCGCGAGCCTGGGCGGCGACTGGTTCGAGGCCGCCCCGGCCCCCGACGGACGGCTGCTGCTGGCCATCGGCGACGTCTCCGGCCACGGCCTGCCCGCCATCGCGCACATGGCCCAGCTGCGCCACGCCCTCGTCGGCCTGGCCATGACCGGCCAGCCCGCGCACCGGCTTCTGGCCTGGCTGAACGACCTCGTCCTGCACCAGCTCAAGGAGACCACCGCCACCGCGATCATCGGCCACCTCGACCCGGAGACGCGCGTGCTCGCCTGGGGCCAGGCGGGCAACCTGGCCCCCATCCTCGTGCGCGACGGGGTCGCCAGCCAGCTCGCCCAGCCCCGCGGCGTGCTGCTCGGCGCCGCCTCCGAGCGCCCGTACGAGCTCGCGACCACCCGGCTGCTGCCCGGGGACCTGCTGCTGATGTTCACCGACGGGCTGGTCGAGCGGCGCACCCGCGACATCGACGTCGGCCTCGACCTGGCCCTGGCGGCCGCCCGCGGCGTGCCCGCCCGCGACCTGGACGCCGGGCTCGACCGCCTCCTCGCCGACATCGGCGGACCGAACCCCGAGGACGACGCCTGCCTGCTGGCAGTGGCCGTACCCGGGCAGATCATGTAA
- a CDS encoding Xaa-Pro peptidase family protein, which yields MYPVSRLAAVQEATAKAGVDALLLTPGPDLRYVSGYEAKPLERLTCLVVPASGDAYMMVPRLELPAAEASPASRLGLEFVAWDETDDPYAVVAARLGKVGKVGLADRMWAMSSLRFREVLPEAEQVLAGTVLRELRMRKSAVEVAALRGAGEAIDAVHRRVPEFLRAGRTEREVGRDIAEAILATGHATVDFVIVASGPNSASPHHDVSDRVIQAGEPVVVDIGGQLHNGYCSDSTRTYSVGEPPADFAEYYEVLRRAQDAACAAVRPGVSCESIDAAARDIIAEAGYGDHFIHRTGHGIGIETHEEPYIVSGNGAPLEPGFAFSVEPGIYLPGRHGARIEDIVVCTDGGAERLNNTPRDLVIV from the coding sequence TTGTATCCCGTGTCCCGTCTCGCCGCCGTTCAGGAGGCCACCGCCAAGGCCGGTGTCGACGCCCTGCTGCTGACCCCCGGGCCCGATCTGCGTTATGTGAGCGGATATGAGGCCAAGCCGCTGGAGCGGCTGACGTGTCTCGTGGTGCCCGCCTCCGGCGACGCGTACATGATGGTGCCCCGCCTGGAGCTGCCCGCCGCGGAGGCGTCGCCCGCCTCGCGGCTGGGGCTGGAGTTCGTGGCGTGGGACGAGACCGACGACCCTTACGCCGTCGTGGCCGCCCGCCTCGGGAAGGTCGGCAAGGTGGGCCTGGCCGACCGGATGTGGGCCATGTCGTCGCTCCGCTTCCGCGAGGTGCTGCCGGAGGCCGAGCAGGTGCTGGCCGGCACCGTGCTGCGCGAGCTGCGCATGCGCAAGTCGGCCGTGGAGGTGGCGGCGCTGCGCGGGGCCGGGGAGGCGATCGACGCGGTGCACCGGCGCGTGCCGGAGTTCCTGCGGGCCGGGCGCACGGAGCGCGAGGTGGGCAGGGACATCGCCGAGGCGATCCTGGCGACGGGCCACGCGACGGTCGACTTCGTCATCGTCGCCTCGGGGCCGAACAGCGCCAGCCCGCACCACGACGTGTCCGACCGGGTGATCCAGGCGGGCGAGCCGGTCGTGGTCGACATCGGCGGCCAGCTGCACAACGGCTACTGCTCGGACTCGACGCGCACGTACAGCGTCGGGGAGCCGCCCGCGGACTTCGCCGAGTACTACGAGGTGCTGCGCCGGGCGCAGGACGCGGCCTGTGCGGCGGTGCGGCCGGGCGTGTCGTGCGAGTCGATCGACGCGGCCGCCCGCGACATCATCGCGGAGGCGGGCTACGGCGACCACTTCATCCACCGGACCGGGCACGGGATCGGGATCGAGACGCACGAGGAGCCGTACATCGTCTCGGGCAACGGGGCGCCTCTGGAGCCGGGCTTCGCGTTCTCGGTGGAGCCGGGGATCTACCTGCCCGGCCGGCACGGGGCCCGGATCGAGGACATCGTGGTGTGCACGGACGGGGGCGCGGAACGCCTCAACAACACGCCCCGCGACCTCGTCATCGTTTGA
- a CDS encoding protein phosphatase 2C domain-containing protein, translating into MFAEVAHASRPGSERPNEDLMIAGPSWIVVLDGATAATGVDSGCVHDVPWLVARLGGALAAELSRSETSLSGILEAAIETVIAAHSDACDLGNPDSPSATVAMVRSVEGRVEYLVLGDSPVVFALADGGVRVVSDDRLEGLPGGRPYTVELVRRMRNAPGGFWVAGSRPEAARQGVCGAVTDVRGVGLLTDGVSRLVEWYGWSWSDLVAALEGKGPEAVIRAVRELERTRGPVRGKRHDDATAAWGRVGHM; encoded by the coding sequence ATGTTCGCGGAGGTCGCCCACGCCAGCAGGCCAGGATCCGAACGCCCCAACGAGGACCTGATGATCGCGGGGCCGTCGTGGATCGTCGTGCTCGACGGTGCCACGGCGGCGACTGGGGTGGACAGCGGGTGCGTGCATGATGTGCCGTGGTTGGTGGCGAGGCTCGGGGGCGCGCTGGCGGCTGAGCTGTCGCGGTCGGAGACGTCGCTCTCCGGCATTCTGGAGGCGGCCATCGAGACGGTCATCGCGGCGCACTCCGATGCCTGCGATCTCGGCAATCCCGACTCGCCGTCCGCGACGGTGGCCATGGTGCGCAGCGTCGAAGGTCGTGTGGAGTACCTCGTGCTGGGGGACTCGCCGGTCGTCTTCGCACTGGCGGACGGCGGGGTCCGGGTGGTGAGTGACGACCGGCTCGAGGGGCTGCCGGGCGGACGGCCGTACACGGTGGAGCTGGTGCGGCGGATGCGCAACGCACCCGGCGGGTTCTGGGTGGCGGGCAGCCGCCCCGAGGCGGCCCGGCAAGGGGTGTGCGGCGCCGTGACGGACGTGCGCGGGGTGGGGCTGCTCACCGATGGGGTGTCGCGGCTCGTCGAGTGGTACGGGTGGAGCTGGAGCGACCTCGTGGCGGCGCTGGAGGGGAAGGGGCCGGAGGCGGTGATCCGGGCGGTACGGGAGCTCGAGAGGACCCGGGGACCGGTACGCGGCAAACGGCATGACGACGCCACCGCCGCCTGGGGGCGGGTCGGCCACATGTGA
- a CDS encoding carboxypeptidase-like regulatory domain-containing protein, translating to MDSMDDREMELEERLRAAAERLDPVPAELFEEAMRAYALRSLDAELAELTFDSWDELSATRVRGGGRARLLTFAAGEVVVELEVAGGRLVGRLSGGGAADIVVQRRDGGTRVRADELGRFTTGELAPGPLRLRVSPEGGGPVVTTWILV from the coding sequence ATGGACTCCATGGACGACCGCGAAATGGAGCTCGAGGAACGCCTCCGGGCGGCCGCCGAGCGGCTCGACCCGGTCCCGGCGGAGCTGTTCGAGGAGGCGATGCGGGCGTACGCGCTCAGGTCCCTGGACGCGGAGCTGGCCGAGCTGACGTTCGACTCGTGGGACGAGCTGTCGGCGACCCGGGTCCGGGGCGGGGGGCGGGCGCGGCTGCTGACGTTCGCGGCGGGCGAGGTGGTGGTCGAGCTGGAGGTCGCCGGGGGGCGGCTGGTGGGGCGGCTGTCGGGTGGCGGGGCCGCGGACATCGTGGTGCAGCGGCGCGACGGCGGTACGCGCGTGCGCGCCGACGAACTGGGCCGGTTCACGACGGGTGAGCTGGCACCGGGGCCGCTGCGGCTGCGGGTCAGCCCCGAGGGCGGCGGCCCGGTCGTGACCACCTGGATCCTGGTCTGA
- a CDS encoding sigma-70 family RNA polymerase sigma factor translates to MDDTAALVVAAADGDAGAWKELYQRFSGLVWAVARSYLVNAADAQDVCQTTWYRFAEHLTRLRDPARAGSWLASTARHEALRVLRTSGRALPVGDLELLGMDVDERSPELLLLEAEEEDERAARERALWSAFEELPERCRRLLRVLIASPRPSYQEIADGLDMAVGSIGPNRGRCLKRLAALMNRRGVSDIRG, encoded by the coding sequence GTGGACGACACCGCAGCTCTGGTCGTCGCTGCCGCGGACGGCGACGCGGGCGCGTGGAAGGAGCTCTACCAGCGCTTCAGCGGGCTGGTGTGGGCCGTGGCGCGGAGCTACCTCGTGAACGCCGCCGACGCGCAGGACGTGTGCCAGACGACCTGGTACCGCTTCGCCGAGCACCTGACCAGGCTCAGGGATCCCGCGCGGGCCGGTTCCTGGCTGGCCAGCACCGCCAGGCACGAGGCGCTGCGGGTCCTGCGCACCAGCGGCCGGGCCCTGCCGGTCGGCGACCTGGAGCTGCTCGGGATGGACGTCGACGAGCGCTCGCCCGAGCTGCTCCTGCTGGAGGCCGAGGAGGAGGACGAGCGGGCCGCGCGGGAGCGGGCACTGTGGAGCGCGTTCGAGGAGCTGCCGGAGCGCTGCCGGCGGCTGCTGCGCGTCCTCATCGCCTCGCCGCGGCCGAGCTATCAGGAGATCGCGGACGGGCTGGACATGGCGGTCGGCAGCATCGGGCCCAACCGGGGGCGGTGCCTCAAGCGGCTGGCCGCGCTGATGAACCGGCGCGGCGTGAGCGACATCCGGGGGTGA
- a CDS encoding S8/S53 family peptidase — MATSDTRFWEQLEILNAALPHGMRAAAGPEGAAPGSGVQPRFAHLDGHVLVRDADADRAVAAVQDLLPGPDAVRVTGARHAGRGSVRRLAVGSRDLHRTVEHLAGENIASSLVHFVSVAGVNLCPGDEPVPSAGPLNPPLSGRDRGENVTVAVLDTGLVHDYLDHQWLAQSSGVPDIPLVTGDVTAAGDELDADGLIKPYVGHGTFIAGVLRCVAPAADVRVHNVFPYAGAALEDELGQTLLRIMDTHGWPDIISLSAGTRTGNAGELLGLAAFMDELAAHPGTLLVAAAGNDGETLPFWPAAYAAEPVNVSGDVVISVGALREDGLGRACFSNHGNWVTVYAPGERLVNAFTSGPYQYGYPHRTTCRFSDQGLYPGCSCLATLQDGDKATFTGLAEWSGTSFATPIVAGLVAARMSQEKVSSRAAAADLMAGRLAVPDLSGLLR, encoded by the coding sequence ATGGCCACCTCGGACACCCGATTCTGGGAGCAGCTGGAGATCCTCAACGCCGCCCTGCCGCACGGCATGCGGGCGGCGGCGGGCCCGGAGGGGGCCGCGCCCGGCTCCGGGGTCCAGCCGCGCTTCGCCCACCTCGACGGCCACGTCCTGGTACGCGACGCCGACGCGGACCGGGCCGTCGCGGCCGTCCAGGACCTGCTGCCGGGCCCCGACGCGGTCCGCGTGACCGGAGCGAGGCACGCGGGCCGCGGCTCCGTACGCAGGCTCGCCGTCGGCTCCAGGGACCTCCACCGCACCGTCGAGCACCTGGCCGGCGAGAACATCGCGTCGAGCCTCGTCCACTTCGTGTCCGTCGCGGGCGTCAACCTCTGTCCGGGCGACGAGCCGGTCCCGAGCGCGGGGCCGCTCAACCCGCCCCTGTCCGGCCGCGACCGGGGCGAGAACGTGACAGTGGCCGTCCTCGACACCGGCCTCGTCCACGACTACCTCGACCACCAGTGGCTGGCCCAGAGCTCGGGCGTGCCCGACATCCCCCTGGTGACCGGCGACGTCACCGCCGCCGGCGACGAGCTGGACGCCGACGGCCTGATCAAGCCGTACGTGGGCCACGGCACGTTCATCGCGGGCGTGCTGCGCTGCGTGGCCCCCGCCGCCGACGTGCGCGTCCACAACGTCTTCCCGTACGCGGGCGCCGCCCTGGAGGACGAGCTGGGCCAGACCCTGCTGCGGATCATGGACACCCACGGCTGGCCCGACATCATCTCCCTGTCCGCCGGCACCAGGACCGGGAACGCCGGCGAGCTGCTCGGCCTGGCCGCCTTCATGGACGAGCTGGCCGCCCACCCGGGCACCCTCCTGGTGGCCGCGGCGGGCAACGACGGCGAGACGCTGCCGTTCTGGCCGGCCGCGTACGCCGCGGAGCCGGTCAACGTCTCCGGCGACGTGGTGATCTCGGTGGGCGCGCTGCGCGAGGACGGGCTCGGCCGGGCCTGCTTCAGCAACCACGGAAACTGGGTCACGGTGTACGCGCCGGGCGAGCGCCTGGTCAACGCCTTCACCTCCGGCCCCTACCAGTACGGCTACCCGCACCGCACCACCTGCCGCTTCTCCGACCAGGGCCTCTACCCGGGCTGCAGCTGCCTGGCGACGCTGCAGGACGGCGACAAGGCGACGTTCACCGGGCTGGCGGAGTGGAGCGGCACGTCGTTCGCCACGCCGATCGTGGCCGGGCTGGTCGCGGCGCGCATGTCGCAGGAGAAGGTGTCGTCGCGGGCGGCCGCGGCGGACCTCATGGCGGGGCGGCTGGCCGTACCGGATCTGAGCGGTTTGCTCAGATGA
- a CDS encoding CHAT domain-containing tetratricopeptide repeat protein: MSREDPHDLLAMVFARPREALAAAKEVLAEGRGPYESSIARQALGILHREFGDLEAAIGELRHAVRLARRSGSADREADVLATLGIALLHAGRTRAGLSALDSAAARSGGATRARVLFRRAGARWILGRHAEALEDLRDAVPALLTARDTVWAARALTLRGHVQLALGSVAPAEADFRTAHDMLGTTRQEHDSAVAVQNRGVAAFRTGDLPAALDLLEEAERRFSALGTPMFDLIADRCAVLLAAGLARDALEQADGGLRLLARLRGQATRRAELLLIAARAALQSADPVTAMERAGEARRLFARQHRTWWSEHARLILFQAEHATLTEGAAASKDEQAGGGAAWQRSLGEARRLAGRLAALGSPEVWQAQLLAGRVALVLGKPGVAERHLARAADVRHKGPATTRVGGWLAEALRAEAAGEPRRLLHACRAGLALIEEHRLTFGSSELRALATAQGAELVTLAQRHLLRAGRPRRLLAWTERWRATELAVPAVSPPEDDRLLAQLAALRQAEHLLAQARQDGAASAPALERDRSRLESRVRATTLRTRGGRERRERDDDRTERLLADLDEGRLAELVVIDGTLHVLVCGDGTVRRHVAGPMDRAVAEVEFARSRLRRLAYERHPDQRELHDLGARLQQALLGPTADRLGDGPLVVVPPSTLHTTPWALLPSLRRRPFTVAPSAGAWLRARAARRPDAGRIVLVRGPGVPHADGEIRQIARLYGEPAEIGAGGDGDVTVLAGGRATAPGVLAAIDGSPLAHLAAHGTFRADSPLFSSLHLDDGPLTGYDLERLRRAPHHLVLSSCDSGQMAPVGADELLGLATALLRLGTAAIVASVVPVNDETAVPVMVGLHDGLRRGLGLAEALCRARGDDVSFIAIGAG; the protein is encoded by the coding sequence GTGTCCCGTGAAGATCCGCATGACCTGCTGGCCATGGTCTTCGCGAGACCCCGGGAGGCCCTGGCCGCCGCCAAGGAGGTGCTGGCCGAGGGGCGCGGGCCGTACGAGTCCTCGATCGCCAGGCAGGCGCTCGGGATCCTGCACCGCGAGTTCGGCGACCTCGAGGCCGCGATCGGGGAGCTGCGCCACGCCGTCCGCCTGGCGCGGCGCTCCGGCTCGGCCGACCGCGAGGCCGACGTGCTGGCCACGCTGGGCATCGCGCTGCTGCACGCCGGGCGCACCAGAGCCGGGCTGTCGGCGCTCGACTCGGCGGCGGCGCGGTCCGGCGGGGCGACGCGGGCGCGGGTGCTGTTCCGCCGCGCGGGGGCCCGCTGGATCCTGGGGCGGCACGCGGAGGCGCTCGAGGACCTGCGGGACGCGGTGCCCGCCCTGCTGACGGCGCGCGACACGGTGTGGGCGGCGCGGGCGCTGACCCTGCGCGGGCACGTCCAGCTGGCCCTGGGCTCCGTCGCCCCGGCCGAGGCGGACTTCCGTACGGCTCACGACATGCTGGGCACGACCCGGCAGGAGCACGACTCGGCCGTGGCCGTGCAGAACCGCGGGGTGGCGGCCTTCCGCACCGGGGATCTGCCCGCGGCGCTGGACCTGCTGGAGGAGGCGGAGCGGCGCTTCAGCGCGCTGGGCACGCCGATGTTCGATCTGATCGCCGACCGGTGCGCGGTCCTGCTCGCCGCAGGGCTCGCCCGGGACGCCCTGGAGCAGGCGGACGGCGGGCTGCGCCTGCTGGCGCGGCTGCGCGGGCAGGCGACCCGGCGGGCGGAGCTCCTGCTCATCGCCGCCCGAGCCGCTCTCCAGAGCGCCGACCCGGTCACGGCCATGGAACGGGCGGGGGAGGCGCGGCGGCTGTTCGCCCGCCAGCACCGTACCTGGTGGTCCGAGCACGCCCGCCTCATCCTCTTCCAAGCCGAGCACGCCACCCTGACGGAAGGCGCGGCCGCTTCGAAGGATGAGCAGGCCGGAGGCGGTGCCGCGTGGCAGAGGTCGCTGGGGGAGGCCCGGCGGCTGGCCGGGCGGCTGGCGGCGCTGGGGTCGCCGGAGGTCTGGCAGGCGCAGCTGCTGGCGGGCCGCGTCGCGCTCGTCCTGGGCAAGCCGGGCGTGGCGGAGCGGCACCTGGCCAGGGCGGCGGACGTCAGGCACAAGGGGCCCGCCACGACCCGGGTGGGCGGCTGGCTGGCGGAGGCGCTCAGGGCCGAGGCGGCAGGGGAGCCGCGCCGCCTGCTGCACGCGTGCCGCGCCGGGCTGGCGCTCATCGAGGAGCATCGCCTCACGTTCGGCTCCTCCGAGTTACGCGCGCTCGCCACCGCCCAGGGCGCGGAGCTGGTGACGCTCGCCCAGCGGCACCTCCTGCGCGCCGGCCGCCCGCGCCGCCTGCTGGCCTGGACGGAGCGGTGGCGGGCCACCGAACTCGCCGTGCCCGCCGTGAGCCCGCCCGAGGACGACCGGCTCCTCGCCCAGCTCGCCGCCCTGCGGCAGGCCGAACACCTGCTGGCCCAGGCCCGCCAGGACGGCGCCGCCTCGGCCCCGGCCCTCGAGCGTGACAGGAGCCGCCTGGAGTCCCGCGTACGGGCGACGACGCTGCGCACCCGCGGCGGCCGCGAGCGCAGGGAACGCGACGACGACCGGACGGAGCGGCTCCTGGCGGACCTGGACGAGGGGCGGCTGGCCGAGCTGGTCGTGATCGACGGCACCCTGCACGTGCTGGTCTGCGGCGACGGCACCGTGCGCCGTCATGTCGCGGGGCCGATGGACCGGGCGGTCGCCGAGGTCGAGTTCGCCCGCTCCAGGCTCCGCCGCCTCGCCTACGAACGCCACCCCGACCAGCGCGAGCTCCACGACCTCGGCGCCCGCCTGCAGCAGGCGCTCCTCGGCCCGACCGCCGACCGGCTGGGCGACGGGCCGCTGGTCGTCGTGCCGCCGAGCACCCTGCACACCACCCCCTGGGCCCTGCTGCCCTCCCTGCGCCGCCGCCCCTTCACGGTCGCTCCCTCCGCGGGGGCATGGCTGCGAGCCAGGGCCGCCCGCCGTCCCGACGCCGGCCGCATCGTCCTCGTACGCGGCCCCGGCGTCCCCCACGCCGACGGCGAGATACGTCAGATCGCCCGCCTGTACGGGGAACCCGCCGAGATCGGGGCGGGCGGCGACGGCGACGTCACCGTCCTGGCAGGAGGCCGGGCCACCGCGCCCGGCGTGCTGGCCGCCATCGACGGCAGCCCGCTCGCCCACCTGGCCGCGCACGGCACGTTCCGGGCCGACAGCCCGCTGTTCTCCTCCCTCCACCTCGACGACGGCCCCCTGACCGGCTACGACCTCGAACGCCTGCGCCGCGCCCCCCACCACCTCGTCCTGTCCAGCTGCGACTCCGGCCAGATGGCCCCCGTCGGCGCCGACGAGCTGCTGGGCCTGGCCACCGCCCTGCTCCGGCTCGGCACCGCCGCGATCGTCGCCAGCGTCGTCCCCGTGAACGACGAGACGGCCGTGCCCGTCATGGTCGGCCTGCACGACGGCCTGCGCCGCGGCCTCGGCCTGGCCGAGGCGCTCTGCCGGGCCAGGGGCGACGACGTGTCGTTCATAGCCATCGGAGCAGGCTGA